A section of the Acidobacteriota bacterium genome encodes:
- a CDS encoding glycosyl transferase family 2, producing MKPLVSILVPAFNAEMWIADTLRSALRQTWDKKEVIVVNDGSTDRTLEIARGFETHGVRVETQHNQGAAATRNNCFSLCNGDYIQWLDADDLLSPDKIARQMQLSNAGRKKLLSSGWAPFTYRYYKARFVPSRLWQDLSPTEWLFTKMQFNAHMQTATWLVSRELTEAAGPWDTRLLGDDDGEYFCRVLLASDGVRFVPGAKVYYRQPGVGSLSYIGKSERKMLAQWRSMEMHIAYIRCLEDSDRVRAACVTYIQNWLINFYPERPDIVEKAEEMAQSLGGKLASPYLSWKYSWIRTLFGWNLAKRARIVLPDLRAGAERFWDRLMFRIENPSPDAALAKYSLN from the coding sequence ATGAAGCCATTGGTATCGATACTTGTTCCAGCTTTCAATGCGGAGATGTGGATCGCTGACACGCTCCGTTCTGCTTTGCGGCAAACCTGGGATAAGAAGGAGGTCATTGTCGTAAATGACGGATCGACGGACCGTACTTTGGAAATTGCACGCGGGTTTGAAACGCACGGGGTGCGAGTAGAAACACAGCACAACCAAGGCGCAGCCGCGACGAGAAACAATTGCTTCTCTCTTTGCAATGGCGACTACATTCAATGGCTAGATGCAGACGACCTTTTGAGTCCAGACAAGATCGCCAGACAGATGCAATTGAGCAATGCGGGCAGGAAAAAGCTGCTTTCGTCGGGTTGGGCGCCTTTTACTTATCGTTATTACAAGGCAAGATTTGTGCCATCCCGACTCTGGCAGGATTTATCTCCCACGGAATGGCTTTTCACGAAAATGCAGTTCAATGCTCACATGCAAACGGCCACTTGGTTAGTTAGCAGGGAATTAACGGAAGCAGCAGGACCATGGGATACTCGCCTACTGGGAGATGATGACGGCGAATATTTCTGTCGAGTCCTTCTTGCCAGCGATGGTGTTCGCTTCGTTCCCGGTGCAAAAGTTTACTATCGGCAGCCCGGCGTGGGGAGTTTGAGTTACATCGGTAAGTCAGAGCGGAAGATGCTTGCGCAATGGCGATCGATGGAGATGCACATTGCTTATATTCGTTGTCTTGAAGACAGCGACCGTGTTCGCGCTGCATGCGTGACATATATCCAGAACTGGCTGATCAACTTTTACCCAGAACGTCCAGACATTGTTGAGAAAGCAGAGGAGATGGCGCAAAGTCTCGGTGGGAAGCTCGCATCCCCGTACTTGTCGTGGAAGTATTCCTGGATCAGAACCTTGTTTGGTTGGAATCTGGCAAAACGCGCGCGAATTGTGTTGCCTGACCTGCGGGCAGGTGCGGAACGTTTTTGGGATCGCCTCATGTTCCGCATAGAAAACCCAAGTCCTGATGCTGCTTTAGCCAAATACTCACTGAACTAA
- a CDS encoding kinase yields the protein MIITRTPLRISFFGGGTDYPVWYRERGGSVLSTTIDKCCYITCRYLPPFFEYHSRISYSRVENVGRNSVIEHPSVRACLRYLGINEGIEIHHVADLPARTGLGTSSAFTVGLLLGLYALKNKMRDKDALTADAIHVEQELLREAVGSQDQTSAAHGGFNRINFNSDGSIEVKRMLTEKSRFVELQKNLVLFFTGFSRTASEVAQEQLRVTPQKQEELQMMLGLVDEAEAIVASPTRSLDDFGRLLHESWQIKRSLTNKISNSNIDSIYDAGLSAGALGGKLLGAGGGGFMLFFVPPERRNALRERLKNLLCVPFSFSNRGSHVVVYEPEEMYDRTLMEERSTIYGQGEIAEEQLVAPQSRAIASGA from the coding sequence TTGATCATTACACGCACACCGCTTCGAATTTCTTTTTTTGGCGGGGGGACGGACTATCCCGTTTGGTACCGCGAGCGTGGTGGCTCAGTGCTGTCCACAACTATCGATAAGTGCTGCTACATCACGTGCAGGTACTTGCCCCCATTTTTCGAGTATCACAGCCGCATCTCCTATTCAAGAGTGGAGAACGTTGGCAGGAATAGTGTCATAGAACATCCTTCAGTCAGAGCTTGCCTTCGATATCTCGGAATTAACGAGGGTATCGAGATTCATCACGTGGCAGACTTGCCGGCCAGAACAGGCCTTGGTACCAGCTCGGCCTTTACCGTAGGCCTTCTTCTTGGCCTATATGCCCTCAAGAATAAGATGCGCGACAAAGATGCATTGACGGCGGATGCCATCCACGTAGAGCAGGAGCTACTGCGAGAAGCCGTCGGCTCTCAGGATCAAACGAGTGCTGCCCATGGAGGCTTCAACCGGATCAATTTCAATAGTGACGGCTCGATCGAAGTAAAGCGGATGTTGACTGAAAAATCCAGATTTGTAGAGCTGCAAAAGAACCTCGTCTTGTTCTTTACGGGATTTTCGAGGACCGCTTCTGAAGTTGCTCAAGAGCAGCTTCGGGTAACGCCACAGAAACAAGAAGAGCTCCAAATGATGCTCGGCTTGGTTGATGAGGCTGAAGCGATCGTGGCGTCGCCGACGCGTTCGTTGGATGATTTTGGACGGTTGCTGCATGAGAGCTGGCAAATCAAGCGTTCATTGACGAACAAAATTTCCAACTCCAATATCGACAGCATCTATGACGCCGGACTTAGTGCAGGCGCACTCGGGGGCAAGCTCCTAGGGGCTGGGGGAGGGGGATTTATGCTCTTCTTTGTTCCGCCTGAACGGCGAAATGCACTACGTGAACGTCTAAAGAATCTCCTCTGTGTGCCTTTCAGCTTCTCGAACCGCGGCAGTCACGTAGTGGTATATGAGCCTGAGGAGATGTATGACAGGACATTGATGGAAGAGCGTTCCACAATCTACGGCCAAGGCGAAATCGCAGAGGAGCAGCTTGTTGCTCCACAGTCGCGCGCGATTGCCTCAGGAGCGTGA
- a CDS encoding GDP-mannose 4,6-dehydratase, which translates to MKKVALVTGAEGFIGSYLARFLQEQGWDVFAGHRVAGAEDAFPNLRNLRYVQCELCDAKQVASVLHEAGPTHVFHLGAQSLPTLSWEHPVETFESNIMGSLNLFEALRYMEEKPIVVSACSSAEYGHVPASRIPVSEDEPLHPLHPYGISKVCLDLLAHQYFLDYGISAINIRLFNTTGPGKTNDAPSDFVRQLARIKQGQQLPVIHVGNLKPRRAFLDVHDTVRGFYLAALKGKPGQAYNLCATKTNTIAEILQTAIRLSGTKVEVREAEHLLRPSDEKIIFGSTRKIRKDTGWKPLVSMQQTLASMLEYWDRADDQLNQCGERSQPYVPSFLYREKSIGLE; encoded by the coding sequence ATGAAAAAAGTCGCACTAGTAACCGGAGCAGAGGGATTCATCGGCTCCTATCTGGCTCGCTTCTTACAGGAGCAAGGTTGGGATGTGTTTGCTGGACATCGTGTAGCTGGCGCGGAGGATGCTTTTCCGAACCTGCGCAACCTCCGTTATGTTCAATGCGAGCTATGCGATGCAAAGCAAGTAGCTAGCGTCCTACATGAAGCTGGGCCGACACATGTTTTTCATCTGGGCGCGCAGAGCTTACCTACGCTTTCCTGGGAGCATCCGGTTGAGACGTTTGAGTCCAACATCATGGGATCGTTGAACCTTTTTGAGGCTCTCCGTTACATGGAGGAGAAGCCGATTGTCGTATCGGCGTGTTCAAGCGCGGAATACGGTCATGTTCCAGCATCGCGGATTCCCGTCAGTGAAGATGAGCCACTGCATCCGCTTCACCCCTATGGCATCAGCAAAGTATGTTTGGATCTTCTCGCACATCAGTATTTTCTCGATTACGGAATTTCCGCAATCAATATCCGGCTGTTCAATACCACTGGTCCCGGCAAGACCAATGATGCTCCCTCAGACTTTGTGAGGCAGTTAGCGAGGATCAAGCAAGGTCAGCAACTGCCCGTAATTCACGTCGGGAACTTGAAACCTCGGCGTGCTTTTCTGGATGTCCATGACACTGTTCGAGGCTTTTATCTGGCGGCTCTGAAGGGAAAACCTGGACAGGCGTATAACCTCTGCGCAACGAAGACCAACACGATAGCGGAAATTCTGCAGACTGCCATCCGTCTCTCGGGAACAAAAGTAGAGGTTCGAGAGGCCGAGCATCTTCTGCGACCGTCTGATGAAAAGATTATTTTCGGCAGCACACGAAAAATCCGAAAGGATACAGGATGGAAACCATTGGTTTCCATGCAGCAGACTTTGGCCTCGATGTTGGAATATTGGGACCGGGCAGATGACCAGCTCAATCAATGTGGAGAACGCTCGCAGCCGTATGTTCCTTCGTTTCTTTATCGTGAGAAATCAATCGGCTTAGAATGA
- a CDS encoding nucleotidyltransferase, whose translation MLDPVSANPESDTGSSVAGNLPVLLLVGGLGTRLRPILSGTPKPLAKLGGASFLELLVRQLRFQGFRRLIMCTGYLSLEIEKQFGDGRAWEIEIEYSTETQPLGTGGAVKLASRHLQGDAEFLVMNGDSFIQIDFHHLIATHHKHVGWVTLASRKVDNASRYGLLRVDSDGWVRSFEEKSTDEISGLVNAGVYVFQHAVLDHIPAGPASLEKDVFPRLLKQGVYSVAQDGIFIDIGTPEDYERAQKLCDRLYSAILPTNI comes from the coding sequence ATGCTTGACCCCGTGAGTGCTAATCCCGAATCGGATACTGGTTCTAGCGTCGCCGGAAATCTTCCAGTGCTACTGCTTGTGGGCGGACTGGGAACTCGTCTCCGGCCAATTCTTTCTGGCACGCCCAAACCGCTTGCGAAACTAGGAGGAGCTTCATTTCTGGAGTTGCTGGTTCGTCAGCTGCGCTTTCAAGGATTTCGCCGCCTCATTATGTGTACAGGGTATCTGAGTCTCGAAATTGAAAAGCAATTTGGAGACGGTCGAGCTTGGGAGATTGAGATTGAATACTCGACGGAGACCCAGCCCCTTGGCACAGGAGGAGCTGTCAAGCTGGCGAGCCGGCACCTCCAAGGAGATGCTGAATTTCTCGTCATGAATGGCGACTCATTTATTCAAATTGACTTCCACCACCTGATTGCAACGCACCACAAACACGTGGGATGGGTGACGCTTGCATCTCGCAAGGTCGACAATGCCAGCCGTTATGGCTTGTTGCGAGTGGATTCAGATGGCTGGGTCAGGAGCTTTGAGGAAAAGTCTACGGACGAGATTTCGGGCCTCGTCAACGCTGGAGTATATGTATTTCAGCATGCGGTTCTCGATCATATTCCGGCTGGCCCCGCCAGCTTGGAGAAGGATGTTTTCCCACGTCTTCTAAAGCAGGGTGTGTATTCCGTAGCACAGGATGGGATCTTCATCGACATAGGAACTCCCGAAGATTACGAGCGGGCGCAAAAACTTTGTGATCGTCTCTACAGCGCGATCTTGCCGACGAATATCTAG
- a CDS encoding phosphoheptose isomerase produces the protein MPEHFQHRIKNSIQASIAAKQLLLNDSELISNIARVSEMLVDAMKQGNKVLLFGNGGSAADAQHVAAEFVGRFAFNRPPLPALALSVNTSCVTAIGNDYGFDLVFARQLEALGKRNDVAIGISTSGSSPNVLCAMDVAKSIGVRTVALTGASGGKLKGTVEFCLRAPSNETPRIQECHILMGHIISELVEETIFHD, from the coding sequence ATGCCTGAGCATTTTCAGCATCGAATAAAAAACTCGATTCAAGCTTCGATCGCAGCGAAGCAACTGTTGCTCAACGACTCAGAGCTTATTTCCAACATTGCGAGAGTTAGCGAGATGCTGGTGGATGCAATGAAGCAAGGCAACAAGGTATTGCTCTTCGGAAATGGCGGCAGCGCAGCTGATGCACAACACGTTGCCGCTGAATTTGTGGGGCGATTTGCCTTCAACCGACCACCACTACCTGCTTTAGCGTTGTCTGTAAACACGTCGTGCGTCACGGCCATCGGCAATGATTATGGTTTCGATCTGGTTTTTGCGCGTCAGCTTGAGGCTTTAGGCAAGCGGAATGACGTTGCGATCGGAATTTCTACTAGTGGCAGTTCGCCCAATGTACTTTGTGCGATGGATGTCGCAAAGAGCATCGGAGTTCGGACCGTTGCTTTGACGGGCGCCAGTGGTGGGAAACTCAAAGGCACAGTAGAGTTCTGCCTCCGGGCGCCTTCAAATGAAACTCCACGAATTCAGGAGTGTCATATCTTGATGGGACACATTATTTCGGAACTAGTGGAAGAAACAATCTTTCATGATTAA
- a CDS encoding Clp protease, giving the protein MIKAAFLDRDGVINQKAPGDQYVTRWEDMYFFPGVSEAISQLNQAGYLVVVVTNQRCVAKGLLGRAELASIHDRMTELLSAQGARIDAIYDCLHDLDDDCSCRKPKPGMLLRAAHELGVDLQRSWMIGDSEIDIQAGKNAGCKTIRLKNGGEIPRLEADFTVESLAQAVDKILEHQEAFASVARDHLGTE; this is encoded by the coding sequence ATGATTAAAGCTGCCTTTCTTGACCGTGATGGGGTTATCAACCAAAAAGCCCCTGGGGACCAATATGTGACGCGCTGGGAGGATATGTACTTCTTCCCGGGTGTTAGCGAGGCGATCTCCCAGTTGAATCAAGCTGGATATCTCGTCGTTGTCGTAACAAATCAGCGATGTGTGGCAAAGGGCTTATTGGGAAGGGCAGAATTGGCCTCGATACACGATCGCATGACTGAACTGCTTTCCGCTCAAGGCGCGAGAATCGACGCGATCTATGACTGTCTACACGATCTGGATGACGATTGTAGCTGCCGAAAGCCAAAACCGGGCATGCTGTTACGCGCGGCTCACGAACTCGGAGTTGATCTTCAGCGTTCCTGGATGATTGGCGATTCCGAGATTGATATCCAAGCAGGGAAGAACGCGGGCTGCAAAACTATACGGTTGAAAAATGGCGGAGAGATCCCACGGCTGGAAGCTGACTTCACGGTTGAATCGTTGGCCCAGGCAGTAGATAAGATTCTCGAACACCAAGAAGCATTTGCCAGCGTAGCCAGAGATCACTTAGGAACAGAATAA
- a CDS encoding NAD-dependent dehydratase: protein MKILLTGHQGYIGAVAGPVLEAAGYDVVGLDIDLFSDCEFGQASREISEIRKDIRDLSREDLEGFDAVVHLAALSNDPLGNLDPKLTYEINHKASVKLATLAKQAGVERFVFSSSCSTYGAAGDDFLDETATLNPVTPYGESKVLVERDVARLADDRFTAIYLRNATAYGASPRLRLDVVLNDFVASAYTTGKVLIKSDGTPWRPIVHIRDIITAIISVLRAPKAAVHNEIFNVGATEENYRISELAEMVTQVVPGSSIEYAPGGGPDKRCYRINCDKIRRILPDFKPHWTARKGAQELYDAYRTVGLRAEDLERYARIRNIRRLLSTGHLDASLRWTSKVEAAAPAVAR, encoded by the coding sequence ATGAAAATACTATTGACCGGTCACCAAGGTTACATTGGCGCAGTTGCAGGTCCCGTTTTGGAAGCGGCAGGATATGACGTTGTCGGTCTCGATATCGATCTTTTTTCTGACTGCGAGTTTGGACAAGCATCTCGTGAAATTTCGGAGATCCGCAAGGACATTCGCGATCTCTCGCGTGAAGATCTCGAGGGGTTTGATGCGGTAGTGCACCTGGCCGCGTTGTCGAACGATCCACTCGGTAATCTCGATCCGAAACTTACATATGAGATCAATCACAAGGCTTCAGTTAAGCTTGCTACGCTGGCCAAGCAAGCTGGAGTAGAGCGGTTTGTCTTTTCATCTTCGTGCAGCACGTATGGCGCAGCTGGAGACGACTTTCTCGACGAAACAGCAACACTCAACCCGGTGACTCCATACGGAGAGTCCAAGGTGCTGGTCGAGCGTGACGTCGCGCGCCTCGCCGATGATCGATTCACAGCGATTTACCTGAGAAACGCAACGGCCTATGGAGCATCTCCACGCTTGCGGCTGGACGTCGTCTTAAACGACTTTGTCGCCTCTGCCTACACAACAGGTAAGGTTCTTATTAAGAGCGACGGTACCCCCTGGCGCCCGATCGTGCATATCCGTGACATCATTACCGCGATCATCAGCGTTCTTCGGGCGCCGAAAGCCGCGGTTCACAATGAAATTTTCAACGTCGGCGCTACGGAAGAAAATTATCGCATCAGTGAACTCGCAGAAATGGTGACGCAAGTTGTTCCTGGGTCGAGCATCGAGTACGCACCCGGAGGCGGGCCGGATAAACGTTGTTATCGCATCAATTGCGATAAGATTCGAAGGATCTTGCCTGATTTCAAACCCCACTGGACTGCTCGCAAAGGCGCGCAGGAACTCTATGATGCCTATCGGACGGTAGGACTGCGAGCCGAGGATCTTGAGCGCTATGCCCGAATCCGAAACATTCGCCGTTTGCTGAGCACCGGACACCTGGATGCTTCGTTGCGTTGGACATCTAAAGTTGAGGCTGCTGCGCCAGCGGTTGCTCGCTAA